From Bombina bombina isolate aBomBom1 chromosome 1, aBomBom1.pri, whole genome shotgun sequence:
acagtgtaagaatgcctctctctttatctggtttgcagataattgtgaaaggtgaaatctcccttttgggggggaagctttgaagtccaggagatatccctgggatataatttccaacgtccacgaatcccgaacatctcttgcccacgcctgggtgaagagtgaaagtctgccccctactagatccgttaccggatagggggccgttccttcatgctgtcttagaggcagcagcaggctttttggcctgcttactttttttccaggtctggattggtctccagaccgtcttggattgagcaaaagttccctcttgtttagcattagaggaagttgatgccgcacctgccttgaagtttcaaaaggcacgaaaattagactgtttggccctagatttggacctgtcctgaggaagggcatgaccttttcctccagtgatatcagcaataatctccttcaaaccaggcccgaatagggtctgccccttgaagagaatgttaagtagcttagattttgaagtcacgtcagctgaccatgatctaagccatagcgctctgtgcgcctgtatagcaaaaccagaattcttagccgttagtttagtcaaatgaacaatggcatcagaataaaagaattggctagcttaagtgctctaagtttgccaagtatctcatccaatggagtcgctacctgtaaagcctcttaaagagactcaaaccagtacgccgcagcagcagtgacaggggcaatgcatgcaaggggctgtaggataaaaccttgttgaataaatattttcttaaggtaacctctaattatttatccattggatctaaaaaaaaaaagcacaactgtcctcgacagggatagtagtacgctttactagagtagaaactgctccctccacctaagggactgtctgccataagtcccgtgtggtggcatctattggaaacatttttctaaaaataggaggggaagagaacggcacacctggtctatcccattccttattaataatttctgcaaaccttttaggtatttggaaaaacatcagtacacactggcactgcaaagtatttatccagtctacacaatttctctggcactgcaatggtatcacagtcattcaaagcagctaaaacctccctaagcaacacgcggaggtgttcaagcttaaatttaaatgtagaaatattagaatcaggtatctttcctgagtcattaacatcacccactgactgaagctctccttcctcagcttctgcatattgtgaggcagtatcagacatggttcttaaagcgtcagtatgctctgcattttgtctcaccccagagctatctcgcttacctttaagttcaggtagtctggctaataccgctgacagtgtattatccatgactgccgccatgtcttgtaaagtaaacgctatgggcgccctagatgtacttggcgccatttgagcgtgaatcccttaagcgggagtcaaagggtctgacacgtggggaaagttagtcggcataacttccccctcgtcagattcctctggtgataaaaatttttaaagacagaaaatgatctttattgcataaaatgaaatcagtatatttggtacacattctaagagggggttccaccatggcttttaaacataataaacaaggagtttcttctatgtcagacatgtttatacagactagcaatgagactagcaagcttggaaaacactttaaatcaagttaacaagcaaatataaaaaacggtactgtgcctttaagagaaacaaattttgtcagaatttgaaaaacagtgaaaaaaatgcagtaaatcaaacgaaatgtttacagtgtgtataataggctaacagagcattgcacccacttgcaaatggatgattaaccccttagttcaaaaaacggatcaaaaaaaacaaaatagacgttttttaaccgtcacaaccaactgccacagcaagctgtggccctaccttacccaataaacgactttggaaagcctttgggccctttagagatgtcctatagcattcagagggcctttgagggaagctggatgtcacagtttgtaattttaactgcaccaactgtaactttcatactacaacagtggaaagcctcaggaaactgtttctagtttaaatttaagccagccatgtggaaaaaactaggccccaataaagttttatcaccaaagcatatatacaaacgattaaacatgccagcaaacgttttatattgcaatatcataagggtattacccctgggagtaagcatgataccagtcgttattaaatcactgtattcaggcttaacttacattaatccggtatcagcagcattttctagtgttttccatctctagaaaaaattataactgcacatacctgatagcagaataaactgcacgccattctctcactgaagttttacctcatctgtataatcccctcagacatatgtgagaacagcaatggatcttagttacaacctgctaagatcatagaaacctcaggcagattcttcttctatttactgcctgagataaaatagcacaactccggtactatttaaaaataacaaacttttgattgaagaaaataaactagctatatttaaccactctctcctacaacgtcctagcttgttgagagttgcaagagaatgactgggtatgacagttaggggaggagctatattacagctctgctgtgggtgtcctcttgcaacttcctgttgggaatgagaatatcccacaagtaatggatgatccgtggactggatacaccttacaagagaaattaatttctctcatggtaatgagagtccacaagaccctccCTACACCTGTTGAGACTGTTCTAGCATGCTcctcatttaccctgctttgttGTTCTCCCCTTTCTCTGCTACACGATAGACTGAGGGGAGTCAGGAAGTGTGAGGGATGAAAGCTCTTGGTGATGCCTAATTTTTGCCTGACTTCTGGTGGAGAGgagcttgatttatttttttatggctTGTGGACTTTCATCCAcccccatgaaagaaatgaatttctcaggtaagcataaatttcgttttattttacataataaatCTAATGTTCTCTTTTTACAACACAGGCTTTCCTCAGATCTACCTCCTCCAGTTGCATGtaataaccgtgtttgttatgtaCAGACAAAATTACAACGGTCTGACTGGAGAAAACATGACCTATATAGATATATGTGAGCTGCAATAAAGGTTTAAGAAGAAACAAAGAGGAAAAAGTGTAAAGATAATTTTTGGACTTACGGTTGGGGGGTGGAGGGTAAGGATATCCAGCTGGGGGAGGAGGGTAGATACCATTAGCAGAAGGGGGTGGGAAGGCATAGCCACCGTTGGGCATGTATGGGTATTCAGGGCTTTGTGGGCCACCTCTTGAGGCTGCAttgaaaaaaaaacgagaaaaaaaacaaacagtttttaaattttaaatgataaaaataCACAATTATACTTGTAGTATACAGCAAAGAAACAATTTGTGTCTGACAGCTCAGATATTTTATAGTATGAAATAATCTTGCCACCCTTCCCTTTAAACGTGCCCTTTATTATGCTTGTCAGACCATTTTTGTCACTTGCCACCCTTCTTTCTGTCCCAAGCTCACCTTGAGAAGCTACTTGCAACATACGCTGGCCAAACTCTATAGCGCCACCTGCTGGAAAGGTCAGTTTAAACGTAGCGGAACCTTCCCAGCCACCtgcaaataaaaatttaacattggAGGTAAAACCTCTAATTCTCACAGGATGCCAAGACAGAACAAATGGGCTAGCAATGAATTGTGTCAGCAAAGTTGTGAACTGGCATGGTGTTGGCTTGGCATAGCAGCAGCAACAATGTAAAAGGcagattaaccctttaactgctgagcctttTCCacccccctgtgctgagctgtatTGGTGTTGTAGGTGCTTCTCACTGAGAGAaaccaacatttatttttttcagcatatttaaactttattattttatCTATATCATGACACTTGAGAACTgtgaaacaaatgtatatttttattaaaattataataaacaagGTCTTgcctttataatttatttatttttgaatggGTTTAATAATACATTTTGGAATTACTataaattgagtgctgaaatccatGTCTTTTAAAATAGGGCTTACTATTCCCTATAACAACTTATCCATATGTTTtgtcaaaaaaagtaaaaaattaagctttcattatttggatagagaatgtaatttaaaggaacagtctgcaccagaatatttattattttaaaagataaataatccctttattaccattccctagttttgcataaccaacacaattatattaatacgctttttacctctgtgattaccttgtatctaagcctctgcagactgaccccttattttatttcttttgacagacttgcattttagccaatcagtgcgggatcctaggaactccacgtgcgtgagcacagtgttatctacatgaaacacatgaactaacaccctctagtggtgaaaatctgccaaaatgccctgagctaagcggcggcctttaagggcttagaaattagcatatgaacctcctagatttagctttcaactaagaataccaagagaacaaagcaaaattggtgatagaagtaaattggaaaattgtttaaaatgacatgctctatctgaataatgaaggtttattttggactagactgtccctttaaatcaactttccaatttacttctattatcaaatttggttgttctctttgtatcatttgttaaaacgtatacctaggtaggctcagcaacagcaatgcactactgagagctacgtggtgattggtggctgcacatatatgcctcttgtcattggctcgccagatgtgttcagctagctctcagtagtgcattgctgctccttcaacaacagataaagaaaatttgataacagaagtaaattggaaagttgtttaaaactgaatgctgtgAATCagagtgaatgtaaactttaatgaattaaaggccagtatcaaataataatcttaaaaaacaggggcactttaattcattaacgtTTACAATTATGATtcgttttttaaatacttaccttggCGTTATGGTAAAGACAATGCTGATTCTCCGcctgcagctcctgctttctttagcatatagatgaagaaatccggcttcctccaatcgttctgctaaagaaagcaggagctttgTGTGGAGGATCGGCATTATCTTTAtcataacacaaaggtaagtattttaaaaaatacgaGTCAATATAAACGTTAATGAATTAAATGcccgtttttaagattattatttgatactggcctttaaatcattaaagtttacattaactttaaatgttgactttaccgtccctttaagttttcaggcAGGATATAGTGCAGGGGTTATGAACACCTACTAGAAATTTCTGAGGCAGGGAAGGGCTCAACTGAGCAAACATGTATCATGTTAAGAGTGTAGAAGCTGTAACCttgttctttaaaatatttttatattgagccataaaagtaaaattttaaccaATTACCCAACTCCCAACGTCCTCTTTTTTCGTGCATGATTTCACTTAGAATTGTTATGGTAAAAGTGAATCTTGTGGGTGGCCCAGTAAATTACAGGTATGTGTGTCACATAGTCTGACAAACTCACCACCAGGTTCGGGCCTTACAGAGCCTTTGATGAAGTTGGCGCCAAAGACCGGCTGCTTGATCTCGCAGTCTTTCATAAGATAGAATGGCATCATTAAGGACTGCATATGGTCCCTTCCTTTGGATATAAAGATCACCTgagaaatgaaaacaaaaaaaattctctaCTCATTAATACACCAATAccaaacaattgttcacttttaatgaagatgcgctgtaacttacttctaatctagccgtgccattctaataccccacgctcTAGGCGCACCACttcaaaaaaatcatatttttttggtgagctaatggtttgaactgttctctaatcagtactcttatttttttttagctagagcactgattaggAAACAGTTCAAACTCGTtgctcaccaaaaaaaaaattgagttttgaaGTGTGCGGCAGAGTGCGGGGTATTAATGGCACAACTAGattaaaagtaagttacagcgcatcttcattagaagtgatcaattattccctgtaaaatattgctgaGATTCCGGACACAAACTAGCAGGATTGGTAGTGCTAAAATGAATAAGTGCATGTAAATGTTGCTCGTCAGTGTCGCCTTTAAGATATTATAGCACATAAAATCGTATGAATCAGGTCTTACTCTGTATGGGGTCAGCAAGACACTTCCTTTTTTGGTCCCTCGAAAAGCATCTGGGGTGTTCTCCATGTCACTAAAAGTGACTTCAACGTGATCATACGACATCAGGACGCTGCAAGATTAGAAAACAGAGATAATGGTCACGTTGCACAATCATCTTTCGATTGTTAGCTCTTGGATAAAGCAGCGTTCACTGTATGCATCACATCCATAATTTAACTCATGTCCCAACAATAGCTTTTGATTAATCTATGCAAAAcgcttaaagggacggtatactgtAATTTTCATTTAAcaatgtaatagacgctactataaagaggaatatgcacagatactgattaaaaaatccattataaaaccttttaaaaacgtacttataagctcccagtttagcactgttgatgaggttaggctgggacacccagtgaaaggggctgggaaagcaggaagaatTTACTTCACTAGTGCTGCTGCATTTTTGAATGGATACTAATTCTGGGGCTTTGGTTTGAAGCATAGCAGCTAGCACAGGAGACACTGGTGCTGAATTACCTTTTTTTGTACAAAGCAGGAAGACCAAACACTAccgccctcccctgcatatgaaaagaaagattaTGCAAACAGGAGTAGCAGggatctgtagacttcagtctacatctgatactttggggcttggttaggagtctgtaaatcagcatattattaaaaaataagcaaaactatacattttaaaaaaacacttccagatgggctatataaattgatcttctacaaaatatttatgcaaagaaaaatccagtgtacaatgtcccattaaagggacatgaaacccaattttattttctctttctagattcagatagagcatataattataacaaattgtatgctctgagtattgaaagagaaaagaaaatgatgttttatgtccctttaatttatctttaGCCAAACTAGTTGtgtagaaattattataaagaaaactgaaaaaaataaatgtattttacccCTAATTGTCAGTATTACATTCCTCTTTATATTGTTATTGTATCTATCCATATAGAGTCCTGCTAGCCTGATGTAGAATGGTATAAAATATGTATGGGTTAACAAGAGAGCAgatattttgttgaagaaacagcaatgcactactgggagctagctgctaactgcacacatatgcctcttgccactgGCTAACCTGATGTCTTCAGCTATTTGATAAgacaagtaaatcagaaagttgtttaaaatgttatgatctataagaatcatgaaagaaaagaaaactttgggttccatgtccctttcaacaggaaaaaaaaaaaacttaaggggttaaaattataaaaaaaaaaaaaatgtggatttcaggaccctttaaagggataataaacccaatttctcgctttcgtgattcagatagagcagcaatttttagcaactttctattttactcctattatcagttttttttcgttctcttgctacctttatttgaaaaagcagaaatctaagctaagaagccggcccatttttggttcagtaccctggatagcccttgctgattggtgggtacatttagccaccaatcagcaagcagaacccaggtgctgaagcaaaaattggccagctccttagcttagattcctgctttttcaaataaagatagcaagagaataaataaaaattgataataggagtaaattagaaagttgcttaaaattgcatgctctatctgaatcacgaaagaaaatatgtgggtttagtatcactttaagtaaTGTGATGTGGCATACGTATGGAATGTTCTCTAAGCTTATGAgtgcagaataaaaaataaataaaaatccaatttacttttatcacatttaCTCCATTctcttgttgttgttgtttgttcaagagcatacctaggtaggtagcatgcacgtgtggggcactatatggcagcagttttgtaagaatgtttataacaatgttatatactatacttcttagagcac
This genomic window contains:
- the WBP2 gene encoding WW domain-binding protein 2 isoform X2, which produces MALNRNHTDGGGVFINNSESVLMSYDHVEVTFSDMENTPDAFRGTKKGSVLLTPYRVIFISKGRDHMQSLMMPFYLMKDCEIKQPVFGANFIKGSVRPEPGGGWEGSATFKLTFPAGGAIEFGQRMLQVASQASRGGPQSPEYPYMPNGGYAFPPPSANGIYPPPPAGYPYPPPPNQFYPGPPVPDGSMMYMHPPPPPYPGPMEPPSSACTTDLPSTAAEAKAAEAAASAYYSQDNPHVVYMPTDFPPPPPYFPPEEKKNQ
- the WBP2 gene encoding WW domain-binding protein 2 isoform X1 encodes the protein MALNRNHTDGGGVFINNSESVLMSYDHVEVTFSDMENTPDAFRGTKKGSVLLTPYRVIFISKGRDHMQSLMMPFYLMKDCEIKQPVFGANFIKGSVRPEPGGGWEGSATFKLTFPAGGAIEFGQRMLQVASQASRGGPQSPEYPYMPNGGYAFPPPSANGIYPPPPAGYPYPPPPNQFYPGPPVPDGSMMYMHPPPPPYPGPMEPPSSACTTDLPSTAAAEAKAAEAAASAYYSQDNPHVVYMPTDFPPPPPYFPPEEKKNQ